In Paenibacillus dendritiformis, the DNA window TAAGGCCCTGCCCATGCGTGAAGGGCGAGCTCCATCGTTTTCATGCCAAAAAGAAACACAGCCATTCCGCCTAGGAGCGGATACCAGATTTCTGCGAACATACGCCGGACTCCTTCGTCATTCCACACAAAATGCGGGTTCTATCATTCGAGCTGGAACAGCTTGAGAGGGACTAAGTGAACAGCCTCTACTGTCACTGTATGCTTGCGGATGGACAACGATGACAAGCCCGGCGGAAGCCGAGAGGGGACATGCAATTGAAGCAATCGACAACAGCAACCGTAATCTTGAGCCGCAATCGCAAAAAAAGGACGGAGCACGGGCACCCGTGGGTGTTCCAATCCGAGGTCGAGCGCGTGGAAGGCAATCCGCAGCCGGGGGCGCTGGTCGACGTCGTGAACGCGCAAGGCCAATATGTGGCGACCGGATACTATAACCCGGCTTCCAAAATCATTGTGCGCGTCATCGGCTATCAGCCTGCCGACGCGATGGACGCCGGCTTTTTCAAGGAGCGGCTGCGGCAATGCCTGGAGCATCGGAACCGGTTCTTGCCGGGAGCGACGGCATATCGGCTCGTCTATGGCGAGGCCGATTTTCTCCCGGGACTGATCGTCGATCGGTTCGGCGATGTGCTCGTCGTGCAAATCTTGACGCTCGGAATGGATCTGGCGCGCGATGCGATCGTTCAGGCCTTGGTCGAAGTCATGAATCCGCGCGGCATTTACGAACGAAGCGATGTGCCGGTTCGGGAAAAGGAAGGCCTTGAACAGAGAACGGGCGCGCTGTACGGGGAATGCCCGCGCCATGTGCAGATTACCGAGAACGGGCTGCAGCTTGAAATCGATATTGTCGAAGGGCAGAAGACGGGCTATTTCTTCGACCAGCGCGAGAACCGGGCTGCGATAGAGCCGTTGATGACCGGATGGGGAGCGCGCAGCGGCATAACGCTGGCCGATATCGAGACGGAAGCGGGCGTACGCACCGTGCCGGTCAACGCGAACGGCAAGGAAGTAACCTTTCCGTGGTGGGACGGAGCCACGGTGCTGGAATGCTTCTCTCACACGGGCAGCTTCACGCTGCATGCTTGCAAATATGGAGCCAAGAAGGTGACTTGTCTCGATATTTCCGAGCATGCGATCGAGAGCGCGAAGCGCAATGTGGAGCTGAACGGATTTGCGGACCGGGTGGAATTCGTGGTAGCGGACGCGTTTGCTTACCTGCGGGAGCAAGTGCAGGGAAGAGAGGAGCGCATGGCACGCGGGACGAGCCAATCGAAGACGGACACATCGAAGCCGATGACCGCGGGCGGCGGCCGCACCTGGGACGTCGTCATTCTCGATCCGCCCGCGTTCGCCAAGACGAGGCAGGCGGCGGAGGGAGCGTACCGCGGCTACAAGGACATCAACCTTCACGGGATGAAGCTCGTGAATGAGGGCGGATATTTGGTGACGGCGAGCTGCTCCTATCATATGAAGCCGGAGCGCTTCCTGCAGGCGATCCAGGATGCCGCCCATGACGCGGGCAAGGTGCTGCGCCTCATCGATTGGCGCGCGGCGGGGAAGGATCATCCGCAGGTGGCCGGGGTCGAAGAAGGGCATTACTTGAAATTCGGCATTTTCGAAGTCCGCGCCAGACGATAGATAGCATGATGAAGAAGCACCTCATGGCGTGATCGCCGCGAGGTGCTTCTTGCGGTTGCGGTTGCGGGGGAAGGGCGGAATGGACTGGCGGCGCTTAGGGCGCCGGATTGGTGACGAATGCGCCGCCAAGCCAGCGCGCATATCCCCGTTCGCGGGCCCAATTGATCTCGCCGCTGCGCACTCTACGGCCCGCCTCGGTGAGAAGCAGCCGTCCGGCGGACGGCTCGACCGGCCGCAGCGGCTGCGGCAGCGGCTCGGAAGCCGCGGACAGGGACAATAGCGGGGCTTCTCCGGAAGTCAAGCGGCGCAAATAGCCCCAATACTGCATGTCGCCGAGTCCGTATTCAGGCACATGCGGCCGGATATGCTCATACAGCTCCAGGAAGGAGCCGGAGCCATCGGCGACGGCATCCAGCGTTAGCCGTTCCACGACGCCCAGCCCGTCGTCGCGCGAAGGGAAGCGGCGGAGATGGAACCGCATCGCATCCACGACGGCGTCATAAGGAGCTTCCACTGAGCCGGCTTCGTCGATCCAGCGCACCAATTTGCGCGGATTCGGGCTCGTATACGCCAGCCAGGCATGGCGCATCCATGAGATCGCTTCCACGTCCAGCCGAAGCCCATGCTCGCGGCGGCGCGCCAACTGGTCCGCGTCGAGGGCCCCGAAGCCGCGGTAGCGGTCGTGCCCGGGCAAGGCGGAAATACCGATCCAGTAGACGGCCGCTTCCGGATGCTCCCGGGACAGGCGCTCCGTCAGCCGCAGCAGCATCGTGATATCGAACAGATCATGCTCGAACCAGAGCGCGATTTCCGGTTGCCGCAGCACGTCCGCTTTCCAGGACCGCTCCTGTTCGTTGCTCATTTGAAGGTAGAGAGATGCGGGCAGGCCGCACATTTTTTCCAATTGAAGCGCGCGATAGGCCAGATAACGTTCAAAGATGGGATAGACGGGTCCTTCGGTCAGCAGCTCCCGATAGACCCATACTTCTTCGTTCCAGCGCTCCCGGGCGATCGGACGAAGCCGTTCCGCCACAATATCTCCATTCACGATATGAATCACGCGGTGTGCCTCCTTTTCTCTCCGGCGGCATCGTCAGCCGGAGGCTTGAATTCCTTCCTGCACATTCCAAACGTGTGTTCCAGTCTGCTCGCGATAATATGCTATAATAAAGCAAGGTTTCCGTAAAAGAGACGATTTGCGCAGTCTCTGTCTAATGAGGAAATACCGGGAATCGGCCTTTTTGGACTTATTCTTATTTTTAATCCTTTCTTGCGATTTGTAAATACACTTTTACACACGCCATTTGCGGAAAAAGCCTGCATACGGCATGGCAGAATACATATCTATTGGCAGTCGTACGGGAAAGCGGGGGATATACATTGGCTTTGCATTTTATAATCGGCCGCTCGGGGAGCGGCAAGTCGGCGCATCTGCTGAATGAAATCCGGCGGAGGCTGGAGACTCAGCCGGATGGTCCGCCCATGATTCTGCTCGTGCCCGAGCAGGGAACGTTCCAGGCGGAGCATGCGCTCGTCACTTCGGAGCGCCTGTCGGGGATGCTGCGGACGCAAGTCCTGAGCTTCCGGCGCCTGGCGTACCGCGTGATGCAG includes these proteins:
- a CDS encoding DUF1835 domain-containing protein yields the protein MIHIVNGDIVAERLRPIARERWNEEVWVYRELLTEGPVYPIFERYLAYRALQLEKMCGLPASLYLQMSNEQERSWKADVLRQPEIALWFEHDLFDITMLLRLTERLSREHPEAAVYWIGISALPGHDRYRGFGALDADQLARRREHGLRLDVEAISWMRHAWLAYTSPNPRKLVRWIDEAGSVEAPYDAVVDAMRFHLRRFPSRDDGLGVVERLTLDAVADGSGSFLELYEHIRPHVPEYGLGDMQYWGYLRRLTSGEAPLLSLSAASEPLPQPLRPVEPSAGRLLLTEAGRRVRSGEINWARERGYARWLGGAFVTNPAP
- a CDS encoding class I SAM-dependent rRNA methyltransferase, encoding MQLKQSTTATVILSRNRKKRTEHGHPWVFQSEVERVEGNPQPGALVDVVNAQGQYVATGYYNPASKIIVRVIGYQPADAMDAGFFKERLRQCLEHRNRFLPGATAYRLVYGEADFLPGLIVDRFGDVLVVQILTLGMDLARDAIVQALVEVMNPRGIYERSDVPVREKEGLEQRTGALYGECPRHVQITENGLQLEIDIVEGQKTGYFFDQRENRAAIEPLMTGWGARSGITLADIETEAGVRTVPVNANGKEVTFPWWDGATVLECFSHTGSFTLHACKYGAKKVTCLDISEHAIESAKRNVELNGFADRVEFVVADAFAYLREQVQGREERMARGTSQSKTDTSKPMTAGGGRTWDVVILDPPAFAKTRQAAEGAYRGYKDINLHGMKLVNEGGYLVTASCSYHMKPERFLQAIQDAAHDAGKVLRLIDWRAAGKDHPQVAGVEEGHYLKFGIFEVRARR